The sequence below is a genomic window from Chondrinema litorale.
AGTGTGCCTCCACGTAAGGGAAACCTAGCTTTTATAAGCCAGAGTGGGGCAATGTGTGATGCGATTTTGGATTGGGGAAAGCGTGAAAATGTGGGTTTTAGTTACTTTTCATCAGTAGGAGTAATGGCTGATATAAATTGGGGCGATATTTTGCTTTTTCTTGGAGATGACCCGCATACCAGAGCAATTCTTTTGTATATGGAAGCCATTGGTAATGCTCGTTCTTTTCTTTCGGCAGTAAGAGAGGTAGCCTATACAAAACCTGTAATTGTTGTAAAACCTGGTAAAACACCAGAAGCTGCTAAAATTACTTTATACAATTCGGGAAATTTGAGCGGAAATTATGAGGTTTTTCAAGCTGCTTTTAGAAGGGGAGGTGTACTGCAAGTAGATAGCCTTGCCGACTTATTTTATATGGCTTCTGTACTTGGAAAACAACCTGTACCCAGAAATAATCGATTGGCAATTATTACCAATGCAGGAGCTCCCGCAGTGCTTGCAACAGATACTTTAATAGAAGGTGGTGGCCAATTAGCTGATATTTCTGATGAGTCCGTTACGCAACTAAAAAAAGTTGAAGGTTCAGAAAAATGGTGGATAGATAATCCTTTAAATATCCATCTAACAGCATCTGAAAACTCTTTTGCAAAAGCACTTGAAATTATACTAAAAGACAAAGGGAATGATGGGGTATTGGTGATTATTACACCTCAAATGAATATCAATTTAGAGGAATTAGCTAAAAAACTTAATCCATATTCTAACATCAGGCAAAAGCCACTGATTATCAGTATTATGGGAGGGATGGAAACTGGTAAAAGTCGATTGAACTTTACGCAAGGTGGAATTCCTGTTTTTACTTTTCCAGATGTTGCTGCTCGGGTATTTAACTATATGTGGCATTATGGTTATAACCTTAAGGGAATTTATGAAACACCAAGATTACCTCGCCTACACCAAAGTGATAAGCGTAGAACTGCTGCAGTAAATTTAAAACTGAATGCATTTAGAGAGCTTAAAGTTGAAAGTCTTTCTGTAATTGAATCGATGAATTTACTGGCAAAATATTCTTTGCCAGTCGTTCCTCATCATATTGCAAAAACAGAAGAAGAAGCTGTAGAAATTTCGAGAAGGATAGGTTGCCCCGTTGTAATGAAGGTTTATTCTGAAAGAATTACCAATAAATATCAGTGGGGTGGCGTGTATCTCAATTTGCAGAGTAAAAAAGCTATTTGGCGATACTTCAGAATTATTAAAAGCAAAATGGAGAAGGAGTTTGGAGAAGAAGCTTTTGAAGGGGTATTGATCCAAAAAATGTATTATCTGGAAGATGGGTTAGAGATGCGTTTGGGTAGTAGGTATGATGAGCATTTCGGGCCTGTATTAATACTAAATAATGCTGGTCGTGTGGTAGAAGTTTATCGAGATAAAGTCTTGGCACTTCCTCCATTAAATACCACACTTGCTAAAAGGATGCTAGAGCAAACCAAAATTTATCAAGTTTTGCTCAAGACAGGAATGGTAGAAGATGCTATTTTAGACGAATTAGCGCAAATTTTGGTTTCTTTCTCTCAAATGGTAGCGGAACACCCTTTGATTAAAAATATTGATATAAATCCGCTAATAATCAAAAGAGACAAAATTCGCGTTTTAGATGCAAAAATAAACCTACACACACCAGATGTAAATCTCGATGAGCTTACTCCATTAGCAATTAGGCCATTCCCGGCTGAATATGAGAGTAACTGGAATTTAAAAGATGGCACTCCGGTTGTAATCCGACCTGTAAGACCAGATGATGAACCTCTTTTTATGAATTTTCATAAAACACTATCTGATGAAAGTGTTTATTTGAGGTATTTTCATCCGATGAGTTTTGATTCACGAGTTGCTCACGAACGCCTAGCCAGAATTTGTTTTGTAGATTATGATAGAGAAATTGCCATACTGGTAGTGAAAAATGATGGTGATAATGCTGTAGTGCTTGGCATAGGTAGAATTGTGAAATTAAGAACCGATGCCAGAGCAGAGTTTAGTATTACTATTAGTGATAATATGCAAGGACAAGGTATGGGTACCGAGTTAATGAGCAGGTTGATTGATATAAGCAAAAATGAAGGTGTAGAAGAGCTTGTCGCAGATATATTGCCGAATAATACTGGTATGAGAAATGTTTGTGAGAAATTCGGCTTCAAAAGTAAATACGATATAGAAGATCAAGTGCTAAAAGTGAGGCTCAAACTTGTATAAAAAAAGCGCTAAGCAATTGCCAAGCGCTATATTATATTTCCTTACTTCTAATTTCTTATTGCTCGTTTCTATAAAAGAGTTGATAAAAGTGCATACCCTTTTCTTCATCAAAACCTTTGGTAATATAATCGCGGTTTCCATGAATATATACATGGAAGTTTTTATCAAGCTTTAGAATACTTTTAAATATTTTTTTATTGTTTCTAACTGCTGAAGGCGAAATAGCAAACTCATCGAACATAGGCATATTTTTATCTGACTGATATTTTTGTCTATAATCGTTGAAGGCTTCAATCACTTCTGGCTCTTGCATCACTTCCTCTTCAAAATTCTGAATATTGAAATCCTTTTTATCATTAAAATATCCTGCGCTACGATTCATCATCACAATTTGCTCTGAGCGATCAACACCATGATCTTCATTAAATACATCCTTTACAAAATCTTTGGTGAGGTGCATATAATTCTGAGTATGGTAAAAGTTGTCTTCTCTAGATTTTACATGTAAAAAGTCTTCTTTCCAGTAAGCTGCTTCGGCACCACGGCTGGTGGTATCAACCATAGCTACTTTATAACCTTTGTCTGCTTCCATATTAAAAATGAGGCAACCTTTATCCAGTTTGTTAATATTGATGCCATCTCTTTGTTCTATACCGTAGCGTGTGCCATCTGGAAAAACCTTAAGGTAAGTTTCTTTACTTTCAGATTTAAAAATACCAATAGCATCTGTTATTTCTCCTTCTGTTTGGCAGTCTTTTAAATAGGCTACATATAACTCACCACCTTTTATGTTCGGGTGATCAGTTTTGTTAAATAAATGCTTAGCAAGTTTCTTAGACTGTTCAAACAGGGTGTCTGGGTCATTAAAAATGGTAAAAGCTGCATTAAAAACTTCATTCAAGCTAATTTCAGCTTCGTGCATAAAATGATAATAGCTGTCTCCTTTAAATGGTTTAAAGAAATACTGTTGAAGCAAATGCAGTATCGCTTCATCTTTTAACACTACTGGTTCGTCAGATAGCATTAAGAGCTCGTCTTGTATCGGGTTTCCAACAAAATGTATTGCCAGTTGCTCAAGGCTTACTTCTCCGGGATTCAGCATAATTTATGGTTCTGTTTTTTGGGCAAAGTTAAATTCTTCAAACTTTAAAATAGATAAAAAATCAAAAAATTGATTTAACAATCGAAAATCTAATCTTATAATCCTTTAAAAGAATAACCTGCCTGTGTAAAATGTTCGAGATATCTTGGTAATGCGTAGTCGAGATTCTTTTTAGCCTTTAAATTATCGTGGAATACTACAATTGAGCCTGATTCAGTGTATTTAATTGCTTTGTTTAAGCAGCTTTCTGGGCTAATAGAAGCAGCAAAATCTCCTGTTAAAACATCCCACATAATTATCTCATATTTTGCTTTTAACTGCTTAATTTGAGATTGTTTTATTCTTCCATAAGGCGGCCTCAAAAGTTTTGAACAATTATCTTTTACAGCATATTTATCTATTATTGAATTGCATAAATTCACGTTTTCAAAATAGTTAGTATCGGGTGTGTTCCATCCATTTAAATGATTAAAAGTATGATTACCTGTACTATGCTTTTCTTTTAAAATTCTTTGGTAAATTTCAGGATGTTTTTGAATGTTGTCACCAACACAGAAAAAAGTGGCTTTTGCATTATACGTTTTTAAGAGATCAAGTATTTCGGGAGTCATTTCTGGAATGGGGCCATCGTCAAAAGTGAGGTAGATCGTTTTATCCTTATTGTAGCGACTCCAAGTAAGTGTTGGGTATAAAACCTTCTGAAAAAGCCAACCCATTTTATGAATCATCATACTGTTAATCGTATTTTAAGTTCTAATGATTTATCCGTTTTTTCTAAACAGTTTGGTAAAAATAAGAGATAAGTATATACATACCATTAGTAATAATTACATTCTATAAGCTAGTGTACTATCAAATTAACTATGGGCTTCTTGCAATTAAGAAAATTAAAAAAATATATAAGTTCCAAATTAAGCAAACCAGCAATAGTTACTTATCGTGGTTATGGTAATGCAGAATCTGTATACATGAGCGGTAGGCTTGTTAAAAGTTATGGTTTAAAAAATACAGTAGAAGGTGCGTGGAGAATATGGAATCTGCTTGCAATGCTAGAGCGTTATTTAACTCCGGGTATTTCGGGAGTAGAACTAGAAGTTTGCTTTAGTGGTCAGAAACAAAGGATATTAACAGACGAGAGAGGTTTTTTTGAAGTAAGGTTTAAAGGAACTGAACTAGAAAACCCAAAAAAAAGCTGGTATACAGGAGATGTGAAGTTTCTAACAAGTATACACCGATCTGTAGATAAAACTGAAATACATCAGGCAGAAGTTTTAATTCCATCTTCTGAGTGTGAATATGGGATAATTTCTGATATTGATGATACCTTTCTTATATCTTACTCTACTAGTTTCTTTTTAAAAATGAGGCAGTTGCTATGGAAAAACGCTTTTACTCGTAAGACTTTTTCTGGCGCATCTATCTTCTACAATGCTTTGCTAGATGGAATGGTAAATGGAGGAAAAAATCCTTTTTTCTATGTTTCTAGCAGCGATTGGAATCTTTACGATTTGCTGGTAGATTTTTGCGATTTACATAAAATTCCTAAAGGAGTTTTTATGCTCAATGATTTTAGAAAAAGAGATTCGCTAAAGTTTAAATTCTGGAAAGGAGGATTGTTAAAACACGGGCATAAATACGATAAAATCAAAACTATTTTTGAATCGTACCCGAACTTAAATTTTATACTATTAGGAGATAGTGGGCAGAAAGACGCTGAGATTTATAAAGAGGTTGTAGAAGAATATCCAGATAGAGTTTTATCTATTTATATAAGAGATATTGGCTCAGAATCTCGACAAGTTGCTGTTAATTCAATTTCAGATGAGTTGTGGGATAAGTACAGGGTGAATATGGTTTTGATGGAACATTCTGATAAAGGAGCAAAACACGCAGTAGAAAATAAATACATTGCTTACGAAAATGTAAAGCAGCTACTTAAGGTTTAAATAGCTGCTTTGTTTATATGTATTTTTAATTAAGATTAATATTCACTTTTTAATCTTTCTAGAGCCAAAGCATAGGCTTTTTCATAATACAAAGTAAGATGCTCCCAGTCAAATTTTTCAGCCGAAGTAGTTACCCTGTTTCTTTGTAGAATTCTTTCGCTTCGTTGAGTAATCACAAATTTATACATCTGATCAGCTAACTGATTTGCCGCATCGTCGTAATTTCTATACCTTCTATTTACCACATATACGCCATTCTTTTCATGATCTTCATCTGTTTTTAATACATAATCTCCATAACCAGATAAGTCACTGGTAATAGTAGGAACACCTCTAGCAATACATTCTAATGGTGTATAACCCCATGGTTCATAATAACTAGGGAAAACACCTAAATGGCAACCTCTCACAAATTCGTCGTAATCTATACCGAAAAGCGGATTGGTGTTTTGGATAAAATCAGGGTGATAAACGATTTTCACTTTATCATCCACTTTATTAATCATATTAGAGCTTCTGATAAAGTTTAATAACTCGTCATTATCATTATCCTGCAAGTTATGTGTAACTACAAGTGGTAGCTTATTGCTTTTCCAAGCTTGTAGTGTTCTTCTTAGTCTAAGTTTCCAGTAGTCATCGATAAACTCATTTAAAGATGGCAGTCTATGGTCTGCACTTACTGCCGCAGCATAAAAGAGTTTGTCACCTACTTGTCTTTCTATGGCTTCACAAGTTTCACGAATTTTACGCATCATCGCCCGAGACTGCAAAGCTTCTGGGTTAATAGAAACAACTGGTCTTTTAGTAATGTAAAACATAACTACAGTTGTGTCTATTCTAGATTCCTTCAATTTCCAGTTTAGGCGGGCAAGTGCTTCCATGGTAACATCGAAGCCTTTGTTCTTATACTCGTACCTACCAGAAGTGAAGAAATACAAGGTTTTATCTAGATCGAATGGGTAACTCTGGAAGAAGTGCCCCATTACAAACTCGTGAATTTGCTCTTTATATGTTTGGTGAAGATTCTGTACTTCGTGTAAAACCGAGAATCGTTGAATGTTTAAACCATTTGGTAGAATTACATCGGGCTGCCTTCCTAGCAAATGCAAGCATTCATTAGCAGTTACATCACTTACAGTACTAAAAACATGGGCTCCGTGTGCAGCAGCTCTTTCAATTTTTACTTGAGGTTCAATATTAAAATGAGTAGCTTCTTTTTCCCAATCGTAAAAAGAAAGATAATCATAAAACAAAGGATCGTTCATTGCCAGATACCTACCTAACATGGTAGCATGAGTGGTAAAGATCGTGGTAACGTTGATGTTCTCTCTTCTTATGGCAGGAATGGGAGTACCAGCCATCCATTCGTGAAAATGAGCTATAATATTCTTTTCTGTAACATCTTTATTAGAAAGTTCTGCTAAGTATAGCTTTACCATAAAGCCAAATGCAAGCGTATCATTCAACAGAAAATCGCCATCTGGACTAGGAATGTTATGGTGATCCCACAACTCGTACTTAATCTCTCCTAATCTATGCATAATGCTGTAAGGATTCACCAAAATAACTTTTGGTCGGCCAGATACTAGCCATCGTCCATAGTGAACTTCGTATCCCTGATCTTGCATTCTTTTAGCTGCAATGTAAAATGGGTCTGAGGGATTTTCTATTGGTTCAAACTCAATAGAAACACTCTGGTGAACATAGGGCCCAATGAGACAATATTTTTCACCCCAAAGATGTGTTGTCGCTGGAACTTTAGAACGTATAACAGTATATATACCTCCAACCTGGTTACACACTTCCCAGGCGACCTCTACGAGTAACGATTCAGATACCTGCGATTTCTTAATTTCCCTTTTTCTTTTTTTCTCTTTATAGTTCCTTTTCGAATGCTCGCTCATTTTCAATACACCATTTGGCAATGTGATAGTAAATGTTATTTATTTGTTCTAATTATAGCTATATTTAGAATAATTGCAAAATAAAAGCACTGCAAGTTCATTGATTTACACCATTTTTTTATACCGATAAGAAACATCGTTAAGTTCTAGTTCATATTGCCACCTATCGAACACAAAAGGACCAGTTTTCTCATAGGATTTTACCAGTTTATTATCCTTTCTTTTTTCGAACTGATGCCAAATAATGTACTTCCTCAAAAGTTCAATTTTAAAGTAAATGTGTTCTTCGAGTACATCATCGAAAAGTACCACAATATTGTTTTTGGTAGATTGTACAAAAACTGGATTAGACATTCCCAAAAAATGTTTGGATGGAGGTAAAACCATCTCGGCAGGTAAACCTTGGTAAGAGATTATTAAATCCTTCTTTCTTTTAAAATAACTTTTACTTTTTGCATTAAGAATAATCTTATTCAGTGGGATGTTATCGATTACAGGATATATACTTTTTTTCTTATCAGATACTTCAATTTCGAATGCTATTCTGTTAGATGCTTTGTTGAGTAGCTTATTAAACTTACCTGTATCGTTAGTAGTCTCACTTTTTAAGCCAAGCATTTTATTTTTAATTCTGATTGTTTGAAGTTCTTTTTCGATAGGATTTTTAATATCTGGTAAGCATAGTAGTATAATAGATGATATTATGGGAAAAAAAAGCCCAAGAAAATACCACAACCAAAAGCGACGACCTCTGGAAGAAGCATACCAGGCACCCACCAACGGAATGCTCATGAAAAATGCCAATACAAAGAATACAAGATCAAAAATCATCTTATTAAAAGCTTGGGTGTTTTTCTCTAGTGTAAGGGAAAAGCGAGTTTATTAAAATAAAATGATTATCCGTATTCTTACCACAAGCTCAAGTGAGCGTACAAGCAATTAATATTCTGTCAAAAATATCATTTTCAAAGTATCTTCTATTGAGTTTGTAACAGAACTCATCTAGATAATTCTGTAGATACCCTGGCCTTGTATGCTGATATATCCCTTGTAGGACTTTCTTTGCATTCCCAATGGCTGTATGTACCCAAGGTAGTTTGATATGGGCCTGTTTTGAGGGCACTTTTTCCACATCCATCTCGAACTCTCCTGCCAGTGACTGATAGGTTGAATAGCCATCTGTAATCATCTTGGCATTCTGGGCAACATGCCGGGTAATCGTATTTCTAGCAGTTTCTACTGTAAAATCAGCGCATACAGCCATTTTGAAATACTTGCACCTTTTAGAAGGGCGGTGTTTTTTAGGCTGTAGCACCACCTCTGTCTGTGCAAAGACCATCGCCATGGTCTGCTTCTGGCTCCCCCTTCCCCGCTTTCTCTCCTCTTCCTTCTGCCCCTCGGGTACTAGTGTTTCAAAGAACCCTTCGTCTACCTCAATATTGCCTCCCAGCAAGTAGTGGTTGTCCCGTTGGCCCATCGCAGAGCGTATTTTGTGCATCATTGCCCAGATAGGTTCATAGCGCTTATGATTGAGCTGCCTCTGCACATTACAGGCAGAAGAACCTTTCTTGCTACAGCCCATCAGCCAGATAGCAACGAACCAGTAGCGAAACGGAAGTTTGGAAGCTTCCATGATGGTGCCACTGCGGAGGCCTGTCCTAAAACTGCATGACTTGCATTGGTACATCTGCTTGCTATTTAGCCAGTAATGCTCTTGGCTACCGCATTTCTTGCAACAAACACCTGCTTTATCCCTGATTTCCTTGAAACGCTCACGGCATACCTGCTCATTGCGGTACGCTTACATGAATTCAATAATACTATCCATAATGACCTGTTTTTGAGCTAATTTCGAAGGGCAGACCATACCCTATTTACTTTGTGGTAGCTTTACGGATAATCATTTAAAATAATAAAAAAATGTGACTTTCCCGAATATTATAGCCGATGTAGATGAGCTATAGATAGATAAATCTTTTTTAACAAAGATTTGTTCAGCCGTAACTTTATGTGCACTTAGTAAGTTGGAATTACAGAATTTTATAAATTTAAATCTTGACGATGAAGTTGTCTAAAGTTTTTGTTTAATATCGAAATTGAAGTGATGTAAGGAAAGGTAATGCAATTTTAAATTTCGTAGATAGCTACGGGCATAAAAATTAATTAAGTATTTCCTTTCAAGACGAATTTTACAGCCTAAAGAAATAACTTTAAACAACTTCAAAATAATATATTAATTAACCAAAGATATAATCAATGAGTAATCCATTGTTGGAGCCATTTGAAGCTCCTTTTGAAACAGCACCATTTGATCAAATTAAGCCTGAACATTTTTTGCCTGCTATAAAAAAATCTATTGAGATAGCAAAAGCTGAAATTGCAGCCATTACACAAAATGAAGAAGCACCTACCTTTGCCAACACAATAGAAGCATTGGAGCGTGGTGGACGATTGAGCGGTATTGTTGCAGGCGTATTTTTTAATTTAAATAGTGCAGAAACGAACGACAAAATTCAGAAGCTTGCCAGAGAGATTTCTCCATTACTCACAGAGTATCACAACGATATATTGCTAGACGAGAAACTGTTTGAAAAAATTAAAACAGTTTATGAGCAAAAAAGCCAATACGATTTAACTCCCGAAGCAGCTACTTTACTCGAAAAAACATACAAATCTTTTGTAAGAAACGGAGCAGGCTTAAACGACGAAGACAAAACCAAACTAAGAGAAATAGACAAAAAAATGTCTCAGTTGTCTCTTGAGTTTGGCGAACATCTTTTAAAAGAAACCAACGAGTATATGATGGTTTTAGAAGATGAAGCAGAGCTAGAAGGAATGCCCGAAAGTTCGAAAGAAGCGGCCGCAGCTTTAGCTGAAGAAAAAGGTAAAAAAGGAGCATGGGTAGTTACGTTGGATTATCCGAGTTATGTGCCTTTTATGACCTATTGCAGCAATAGAGCACGCAGAGAAGAATTGTACAAAGTTTTTGCTTCGAGAGGGTATAAAGGTGATGCAAATGATAATAGAGAGATTGTAAAGCAAATTGTTCAGCTTAGACAGCAGCGCGCTAATTTGTTAGGCTATAAAACACATGCGCATTTTGTTTTAGAAGAAAGAATGGCTGAGTCGCCAGTAAAAGTAACAGACTTCTTAAAAGAGTTGCTAGATTATTCTAAGCCAGTAGCGAAGAAAGATGTAGAAGAAGTAACCGCTTATGCTAAAAAGCTCGATGGTATTGAGAAACTGGAAAGATGGGATTTCGCCTACTACTCTGAGAAGTTGAAAAAAGAAAAATATGCTATAGATGATGAGTTACTAAAACCATACTTCAAATTGGAGAATGTGATTGATGGTGTATTTGAAGTAGCCCAGATCCTTTATGGTATTAGTTTTAAAGAGAATAAAGATATTCCTGTTTACCACAAAGATGTAAAAGCTTACGAAGTGTTGGATGCAGCAGGTAAACACAAAGCGGTGTTCTATGCAGACTTTTTCCCAAGAGCAGGAAAGAGAGCAGGAGCTTGGATGACCTCTTACCGTGGTCAGTTCAAAGAAGATGGTAAAAATGTTCGCCCACATGTTTCTATCGTATGTAACTTTACGAAGCCAACTGCTACAAAACCATCTTTGCTTACTTTTAATGAAGTAACTACACTTTTCCATGAGTTTGGCCACGCCTTGCACGGTATGCTGGCAGAAGGTGTTTATAGTAGCTTATCTGGAACACATGTTTACTGGGATTTTGTAGAGCTTCCATCTCAAATTATGGAAAACTGGGCATACGAAAAAGAATGTCTAGACCTGTTTGCTCGCCACTACGAAACCGGTGAAAAGATTCCTGAAGATTTGATTACCAGAATTAAAGACAGCGCCAACTTTATGGAAGGTTACCAAACGCTAAGACAATTGAGCTTTGGTTTGTTAGATATGGGCTGGCACGGCACAGATACTTCTGCGATTGATGATGTGTATGCTTACGAGAAGGAATTGATTAAAGAGACTGAATTATTCCCTGAAGTGCCGGGAATGCTTTCTAGTACTGCATTTGCACATATCTTCCAAGGTGGATATTCTTCTGGCTATTATAGTTACAAATGGGCAGAAGTTTTGGATGCAGATGCTTTCGAATACTTTAAAGAGAAAGGTATTTTTAATAAAGAAGTTTCTGATTTATTTCAAAAGCATGTGTTGTCTGCTGGTGGTAGCGAACATCCAATGGAGCTTTACAAAAGGTTTAGAGGAAAAGAGCCATCTCCAAAAGCATTGCTAAAAAGAGCTGGATTAATTAGCGAATAGCAATTAGATATATTATAAAAAAAGAAAGCCTTGCTGAAATATTCACAGCAAGGCTTCTTTTTTGGCTTTCATTATTTTTAACTCTTAGTGAGTTCGGAGTCTTTTTGCTTATCTAAGCGACTTATCCAAGCTTAAAGTTGATAGGAAGTACAATTCTTTGTTTTACAGCTCTACCTCTTTGCTTACCTGGCTTCCATTTTGGAGAACCTTGTAAGATTCTTACTGCTTCTTCGTCACATCCTGCACCGATACCTCTAATCGCTTTTACATCGATAATTGTTCCATCAGTATCTACTACGAACTGCACGTATACTTTACCTTCAACACCCATTCTTTTTGCTTGGTTAGGGTATTTAATTTTTTTCTTCACGTATTTGTAGAATTCTGCATAACCGCCATCTGGCTCAGCACTTTCTTCTACAATTTCGAAAATTTCTTGAACTGTTTCTTCTTCAACGGGCTCTTCCTCAACTATAATTTCTTCAATTACAGTTTCTTCATCAGCTTCCATGTCAAGGTCGATCTCGATTTCTTCTTCAATTTCCTCTTCATCTGGAACCTCTACAATTTGAGGGGTTTCAATTTTTGGAGGAGGAGGAGGTAATTGTTCTGTAGGAGGAATTTCCATCATTTCTTCTACTTCAGCTTGAAGAGTACCAAGGTCAACAAGTTCTGCTTTGTCAAACTCAGGGAATTCGAATGCTGCTAGAACAACTGCAAGGCTAAGCATTAAACCTACATTAGCGATTACTTTGCGATATTTGTGAATATCTACATCTGCATGTTTCTTTTGCAACGGAGCAACTGCATTTCCAGAAGCAGTTAATTCAGATGTTTTTTTCCCAATAATGTACTTTAATAAAAATATAGTACCTACTAGAAAAACTGCAAAGATAACAAGAAGACCTGCCATGCCTACTGTGTCTAAGAGTTTAATCATAATTAAAAGTGTTTTTAGTTGAAAAATATTTTAAGTTGAGTTTTTTCATGATTTGTAGGTGTAATGCAGGATTTTGAAAAAGATACAGGGGTTACAGAAAAAATTTTAATTTTTTTCAAAAAAAAATTCCCAAAGGAAAAATTCCACTGGGAATGAGGTGTAAGCGACGCTTTATTAAGTTTAATTGCCTAGCTTAAAATTAATCGGGATAACAATTCTTTGCTTTACAGGTCTACCTCTTTGTTTACCCGGATTCCATTTGGGAGCTAAAGAAAGAATTCTTACAGCCTCTTCGTCACACCCTGCACCAATACCTCTAATAGCAGTAACTTCTGTAATGGAGCCATCTTTATCTACTACAAATTGTACATATACTTTGCCTTCTACACCAATCCTCTTTGCCTGATTCGGGTATTTAATTTTCTTTTTTACAAACTTGTAAAATTCTTTAAAGCCACCAACTGGTGACGCACTTTCTTCTACTATATCAAATACATCTTCTATTACTACTTCTTCCACAGGTTCATCATCTACAATTTCTATTATTTCTATAATATCATCTTCTAGTACATCCATGCTAAAATCGATATTTTCTTCCTCTGGAACTTCTTCTTCTACAACCTCAATAGATGGTGCTTTCACTTTTGGAGGTTTTGGCTCTTCCCATTTAGTTATTACTGTCATCATGGTGTCAATCTCAGTTTGTTTGAGTTTACATATGTCTACTACAAAGCTTTTTTCAAAATCGGGAAATTCGAAAGCACTCAGAACAAGTGCCATACTGAGAGCAAGA
It includes:
- a CDS encoding polysaccharide deacetylase family protein; translated protein: MMIHKMGWLFQKVLYPTLTWSRYNKDKTIYLTFDDGPIPEMTPEILDLLKTYNAKATFFCVGDNIQKHPEIYQRILKEKHSTGNHTFNHLNGWNTPDTNYFENVNLCNSIIDKYAVKDNCSKLLRPPYGRIKQSQIKQLKAKYEIIMWDVLTGDFAASISPESCLNKAIKYTESGSIVVFHDNLKAKKNLDYALPRYLEHFTQAGYSFKGL
- a CDS encoding glycosyltransferase; the protein is MSEHSKRNYKEKKRKREIKKSQVSESLLVEVAWEVCNQVGGIYTVIRSKVPATTHLWGEKYCLIGPYVHQSVSIEFEPIENPSDPFYIAAKRMQDQGYEVHYGRWLVSGRPKVILVNPYSIMHRLGEIKYELWDHHNIPSPDGDFLLNDTLAFGFMVKLYLAELSNKDVTEKNIIAHFHEWMAGTPIPAIRRENINVTTIFTTHATMLGRYLAMNDPLFYDYLSFYDWEKEATHFNIEPQVKIERAAAHGAHVFSTVSDVTANECLHLLGRQPDVILPNGLNIQRFSVLHEVQNLHQTYKEQIHEFVMGHFFQSYPFDLDKTLYFFTSGRYEYKNKGFDVTMEALARLNWKLKESRIDTTVVMFYITKRPVVSINPEALQSRAMMRKIRETCEAIERQVGDKLFYAAAVSADHRLPSLNEFIDDYWKLRLRRTLQAWKSNKLPLVVTHNLQDNDNDELLNFIRSSNMINKVDDKVKIVYHPDFIQNTNPLFGIDYDEFVRGCHLGVFPSYYEPWGYTPLECIARGVPTITSDLSGYGDYVLKTDEDHEKNGVYVVNRRYRNYDDAANQLADQMYKFVITQRSERILQRNRVTTSAEKFDWEHLTLYYEKAYALALERLKSEY
- a CDS encoding nucleoid-associated protein, whose product is MLNPGEVSLEQLAIHFVGNPIQDELLMLSDEPVVLKDEAILHLLQQYFFKPFKGDSYYHFMHEAEISLNEVFNAAFTIFNDPDTLFEQSKKLAKHLFNKTDHPNIKGGELYVAYLKDCQTEGEITDAIGIFKSESKETYLKVFPDGTRYGIEQRDGININKLDKGCLIFNMEADKGYKVAMVDTTSRGAEAAYWKEDFLHVKSREDNFYHTQNYMHLTKDFVKDVFNEDHGVDRSEQIVMMNRSAGYFNDKKDFNIQNFEEEVMQEPEVIEAFNDYRQKYQSDKNMPMFDEFAISPSAVRNNKKIFKSILKLDKNFHVYIHGNRDYITKGFDEEKGMHFYQLFYRNEQ
- a CDS encoding App1 family protein → MQLRKLKKYISSKLSKPAIVTYRGYGNAESVYMSGRLVKSYGLKNTVEGAWRIWNLLAMLERYLTPGISGVELEVCFSGQKQRILTDERGFFEVRFKGTELENPKKSWYTGDVKFLTSIHRSVDKTEIHQAEVLIPSSECEYGIISDIDDTFLISYSTSFFLKMRQLLWKNAFTRKTFSGASIFYNALLDGMVNGGKNPFFYVSSSDWNLYDLLVDFCDLHKIPKGVFMLNDFRKRDSLKFKFWKGGLLKHGHKYDKIKTIFESYPNLNFILLGDSGQKDAEIYKEVVEEYPDRVLSIYIRDIGSESRQVAVNSISDELWDKYRVNMVLMEHSDKGAKHAVENKYIAYENVKQLLKV
- a CDS encoding bifunctional acetate--CoA ligase family protein/GNAT family N-acetyltransferase; the protein is MRKVFQPESLAVIGASSKEGSVGRQIFSNLLYGNFKGKIYPINIKHTYVLDQVAYKSIEKLPLIPDLAIIAIPEGEVLKVVKACGKFGVKSIVIVSEGFGERGNIEGIALRHRLIRIATKYGIRIFGPSSIGIISTHINLNASILSVPPRKGNLAFISQSGAMCDAILDWGKRENVGFSYFSSVGVMADINWGDILLFLGDDPHTRAILLYMEAIGNARSFLSAVREVAYTKPVIVVKPGKTPEAAKITLYNSGNLSGNYEVFQAAFRRGGVLQVDSLADLFYMASVLGKQPVPRNNRLAIITNAGAPAVLATDTLIEGGGQLADISDESVTQLKKVEGSEKWWIDNPLNIHLTASENSFAKALEIILKDKGNDGVLVIITPQMNINLEELAKKLNPYSNIRQKPLIISIMGGMETGKSRLNFTQGGIPVFTFPDVAARVFNYMWHYGYNLKGIYETPRLPRLHQSDKRRTAAVNLKLNAFRELKVESLSVIESMNLLAKYSLPVVPHHIAKTEEEAVEISRRIGCPVVMKVYSERITNKYQWGGVYLNLQSKKAIWRYFRIIKSKMEKEFGEEAFEGVLIQKMYYLEDGLEMRLGSRYDEHFGPVLILNNAGRVVEVYRDKVLALPPLNTTLAKRMLEQTKIYQVLLKTGMVEDAILDELAQILVSFSQMVAEHPLIKNIDINPLIIKRDKIRVLDAKINLHTPDVNLDELTPLAIRPFPAEYESNWNLKDGTPVVIRPVRPDDEPLFMNFHKTLSDESVYLRYFHPMSFDSRVAHERLARICFVDYDREIAILVVKNDGDNAVVLGIGRIVKLRTDARAEFSITISDNMQGQGMGTELMSRLIDISKNEGVEELVADILPNNTGMRNVCEKFGFKSKYDIEDQVLKVRLKLV